A DNA window from Vigna angularis cultivar LongXiaoDou No.4 chromosome 1, ASM1680809v1, whole genome shotgun sequence contains the following coding sequences:
- the LOC108320951 gene encoding outer envelope protein 64, mitochondrial isoform X3, protein MSQSLKLIKEHASNPKFWLIIGVGVAGIAVLVETRRRTRRNKTHKQDFGAFVERFEILPFPQLPPPAAKQSLSALTFAINETFDVKGYVTGFGNPTWKSTHKAAEKTAVVVTALLKSGATCVGKTVVDEFSFGISGENKYYGTPTNPRMPSCTPGGSSCGSAVAVAAGLVDFAVGTDTVGCVRVPAALCGIFGFRPSHGAVSTIGVLPNAQSLDTIGLFACDPSVLHRVGHVLLQLSSVETKRSRRIIFADDLSQLSTIPTQRTIHVIGKAIKNMSGYQNPKHLNICQYIESKVPSLRLHEQSTHQQNETSILKTLSSVMLLLQGYEFKTNHEEWVKSLKFKLGRGVPDHVIAAISTLYDNIKALYKVRTEMRGAFQSLLKDDGILVIPTVADNLLKLNTTIGFSSEFHDRTFAVSSIASVSGCCQVTIPLGYHDGCCVSVSFVSFHGADKFLLDTVLDIYSTLRERVSVDSDLLSLPDISGNRETSELLKEKGNVAFKEKQWSKALNYYTEAIKLNGTNSTYYCNRAAAHLKLGWYKLSGRCRGLQ, encoded by the exons ATGTCACAATCACTGAAGCTAATCAAGGAACATGCCTCCAACCCCAAATTCTGGTTGATCATCGGAGTAGGAGTTGCCGGGATTGCGGTTCTGGTGGAGACACGGCGTAGAACACGGCGGAATAAAACACACAAACAAGACTTTGGTGCTTTTGTTGAGCGCTTTGAGATACTTCCCTTTCCCCAGCTTCCTCCTCCTGCTGCCAAACAATCGCTCTCTGCTCTAACGTTTGCCATAAACGAAAC GTTTGATGTTAAAGGTTATGTGACGGGGTTTGGAAATCCTACGTGGAAGAGTACACACAAGGCAGCGGAGAAAACTGCAGTTGTGGTGACTGCTCTGCTCAAGAGTGGAGCCACTTGTGTTGGCAAGACTGTTGTGGACGAATTCTCTTTTGG GATTTCTGGTGAGAACAAGTATTATGGAACTCCAACTAATCCTCGGATGCCATCATGTACACCAGGAGGGTCTTCTTGTGGTTCAGCAGTGGCAGTTGCTGCAGGGCTTGTGGACTTTGCCGTTG GTACTGATACTGTAGGATGTGTGAGGGTTCCAGCAGCACTCTGTGGTATTTTTGGTTTTCGACCATCCCATGGGGCTGTATCCACCATTGGAGTTCTTCCAAATGCACAAAGCTTAGACACTATTG GACTGTTTGCTTGTGATCCATCTGTCCTACATCGTGTTGGACATGTTTTACTTCAATTGAGTTCAGTGGAGACCAAAAGGTCCAGGCGAATAATATTTGCTGATGATCTTTCTCAGTTATCCACAATTCCTACACAGAGGACAATACATGTTATTGGTAAAGCTATTAAGAATATGTCTGGGT ATCAGAATCCAAAGCATTTGAATATCTGTCAGTACATTGAATCTAAGGTGCCCAGTCTAAGGCTTCATGAGCAATCAACACACCAGCAAAATGAAACATCTATATTGAAAACTCTCTCTTCTGTTATGCTTTTATTACAAGG GTATGAATTTAAGACCAATCATGAAGAATGGGTTAAATCACTCAAATTCAAGTTAGGTCGTGGTGTGCCTGATCATGTTATTGCAGCCATTAGTACTctatatgataatataaaagcatTGTATAAAGTCAGGACTGAAATGCGAGGAGCTTTCCAAAGTCTATTAAAG GATGATGGAATATTAGTTATCCCTACTGTAGCAGACAACCTATTAAAGCTTAATACAACTATAGGTTTTTCTTCGGAGTTCCACGACAGAACATTTGCAGTATCGAGCATTGCTAGTGTATCTGGATGTTGTCAG GTTACAATTCCATTAGGATATCATGATGGTTGTTGTGTGTCTGTTTCATTCGTCTCTTTTCATGGAGCTGATAAATTTCTTTTGGATACGGTCTTGGATATTTATTCAACTCTTCGAGAACGAGTTAGTGTTGATTCTGATTTGTTGTCATTACCTGATATTAGTGGCAACAGGGAAACTTCTGAACTTTTAAAAGAGAAG
- the LOC108320943 gene encoding LOW QUALITY PROTEIN: uncharacterized protein LOC108320943 (The sequence of the model RefSeq protein was modified relative to this genomic sequence to represent the inferred CDS: substituted 2 bases at 2 genomic stop codons) encodes MNRTSGEFTVKLSGACKIKLPADNFVATYSDTLSWKIVXGXIAELDGIRVRAFFKWWSITGIRSSDDDIVFEVGMVTAKYPLKNFDDSPACRG; translated from the coding sequence ATGAACCGGACTAGCGGGGAGTTTACCGTCAAGCTCAGTGGCGCGTGCAAAATCAAGCTCCCGGCGGACAACTTCGTTGCCACCTACTCCGACACCCTCTCTTGGAAAATCGTGTAGGGGTAAATTGCGGAACTTGACGGAATTAGGGTTCGCGCATTCTTCAAGTGGTGGTCGATCACCGGAATCCGATCCTCCGACGACGATATCGTCTTCGAGGTCGGCATGGTGACGGCGAAATATCCATTGAAGAATTTTGATGATAGCCCCGCGTGCAGGGGCTAA
- the LOC108320955 gene encoding threonine--tRNA ligase, mitochondrial 1 isoform X2, with protein sequence MSLRAKLSFTVREKFIESFRSFHSRPFHLGRGSLGLGLRESEKEKKKGELHGCHRLDVIGDQKSWNRQSAKHQLLNEGDGAFYGPKIDISVSDALIKKFQCATLQLNFQLPDRLKLEFSAEDEAKIERPVMIHRAILGSVEHMFAILLEHYKGTRSTISSVQVHVGCRRGGSKYWTGFCK encoded by the exons ATGTCATTAAGGGCAAAGTTGTCATTTACGGTGCGTGAAAAGTTTATTGAAAGTTTTCGTTCCTTTCATAGTCGACCCTTTCATCTTGGAAGAGGAAGTCTAGGGTTAGGGTTGAGAGAGAgcgagaaagaaaagaaaaaaggagaaCTCCATGGCTGCCACAGGCTGGACGTGATCGGTGATCAGAAGAGTTGGAATCGGCAAAGTGCGAAGCATCAG TTGTTGAATGAAGGGGATGGGGCATTCTATGGACCAAAGATAGACATCAGTGTATCTGATgcattaattaagaaatttcaGTGTGCAACTTTGCAG CTTAACTTCCAGCTTCCTGATCGTTTGAAGTTGGAATTCTCTGCTGAGGATGAAGCCAAAATTGAGAGACCTGTAATGATACATAGAGCAATTCTAGGATCTGTTGAACACATGTTTGCCATACTTTTAGAGCACTACAAGG GTACGAGAAGCACAATTAGCTCAGTACAAGTACATGTTGGTTGTCGGAGAGGAGGAAGCAAATACTGGACAG GTTTTTGCAAGTGA
- the LOC108320955 gene encoding threonine--tRNA ligase, mitochondrial 1 isoform X1: MSLRAKLSFTVREKFIESFRSFHSRPFHLGRGSLGLGLRESEKEKKKGELHGCHRLDVIGDQKSWNRQSAKHQLLNEGDGAFYGPKIDISVSDALIKKFQCATLQLNFQLPDRLKLEFSAEDEAKIERPVMIHRAILGSVEHMFAILLEHYKGTRSTISSVQVHVGCRRGGSKYWTGCMAI, from the exons ATGTCATTAAGGGCAAAGTTGTCATTTACGGTGCGTGAAAAGTTTATTGAAAGTTTTCGTTCCTTTCATAGTCGACCCTTTCATCTTGGAAGAGGAAGTCTAGGGTTAGGGTTGAGAGAGAgcgagaaagaaaagaaaaaaggagaaCTCCATGGCTGCCACAGGCTGGACGTGATCGGTGATCAGAAGAGTTGGAATCGGCAAAGTGCGAAGCATCAG TTGTTGAATGAAGGGGATGGGGCATTCTATGGACCAAAGATAGACATCAGTGTATCTGATgcattaattaagaaatttcaGTGTGCAACTTTGCAG CTTAACTTCCAGCTTCCTGATCGTTTGAAGTTGGAATTCTCTGCTGAGGATGAAGCCAAAATTGAGAGACCTGTAATGATACATAGAGCAATTCTAGGATCTGTTGAACACATGTTTGCCATACTTTTAGAGCACTACAAGG GTACGAGAAGCACAATTAGCTCAGTACAAGTACATGTTGGTTGTCGGAGAGGAGGAAGCAAATACTGGACAG GTTGTATGGCCATCTGA
- the LOC108320951 gene encoding outer envelope protein 64, mitochondrial isoform X4, producing the protein MSQSLKLIKEHASNPKFWLIIGVGVAGIAVLVETRRRTRRNKTHKQDFGAFVERFEILPFPQLPPPAAKQSLSALTFAINETFDVKGYVTGFGNPTWKSTHKAAEKTAVVVTALLKSGATCVGKTVVDEFSFGISGENKYYGTPTNPRMPSCTPGGSSCGSAVAVAAGLVDFAVGTDTVGCVRVPAALCGIFGFRPSHGAVSTIGVLPNAQSLDTIGLFACDPSVLHRVGHVLLQLSSVETKRSRRIIFADDLSQLSTIPTQRTIHVIGKAIKNMSGYQNPKHLNICQYIESKVPSLRLHEQSTHQQNETSILKTLSSVMLLLQGYEFKTNHEEWVKSLKFKLGRGVPDHVIAAISTLYDNIKALYKVRTEMRGAFQSLLKDDGILVIPTVADNLLKLNTTIGFSSEFHDRTFAVSSIASVSGCCQVTIPLGYHDGCCVSVSFVSFHGADKFLLDTVLDIYSTLRERVSVDSDLLSLPDISGNRETSELLKEKHLKKSNGVRHSITTPRPSN; encoded by the exons ATGTCACAATCACTGAAGCTAATCAAGGAACATGCCTCCAACCCCAAATTCTGGTTGATCATCGGAGTAGGAGTTGCCGGGATTGCGGTTCTGGTGGAGACACGGCGTAGAACACGGCGGAATAAAACACACAAACAAGACTTTGGTGCTTTTGTTGAGCGCTTTGAGATACTTCCCTTTCCCCAGCTTCCTCCTCCTGCTGCCAAACAATCGCTCTCTGCTCTAACGTTTGCCATAAACGAAAC GTTTGATGTTAAAGGTTATGTGACGGGGTTTGGAAATCCTACGTGGAAGAGTACACACAAGGCAGCGGAGAAAACTGCAGTTGTGGTGACTGCTCTGCTCAAGAGTGGAGCCACTTGTGTTGGCAAGACTGTTGTGGACGAATTCTCTTTTGG GATTTCTGGTGAGAACAAGTATTATGGAACTCCAACTAATCCTCGGATGCCATCATGTACACCAGGAGGGTCTTCTTGTGGTTCAGCAGTGGCAGTTGCTGCAGGGCTTGTGGACTTTGCCGTTG GTACTGATACTGTAGGATGTGTGAGGGTTCCAGCAGCACTCTGTGGTATTTTTGGTTTTCGACCATCCCATGGGGCTGTATCCACCATTGGAGTTCTTCCAAATGCACAAAGCTTAGACACTATTG GACTGTTTGCTTGTGATCCATCTGTCCTACATCGTGTTGGACATGTTTTACTTCAATTGAGTTCAGTGGAGACCAAAAGGTCCAGGCGAATAATATTTGCTGATGATCTTTCTCAGTTATCCACAATTCCTACACAGAGGACAATACATGTTATTGGTAAAGCTATTAAGAATATGTCTGGGT ATCAGAATCCAAAGCATTTGAATATCTGTCAGTACATTGAATCTAAGGTGCCCAGTCTAAGGCTTCATGAGCAATCAACACACCAGCAAAATGAAACATCTATATTGAAAACTCTCTCTTCTGTTATGCTTTTATTACAAGG GTATGAATTTAAGACCAATCATGAAGAATGGGTTAAATCACTCAAATTCAAGTTAGGTCGTGGTGTGCCTGATCATGTTATTGCAGCCATTAGTACTctatatgataatataaaagcatTGTATAAAGTCAGGACTGAAATGCGAGGAGCTTTCCAAAGTCTATTAAAG GATGATGGAATATTAGTTATCCCTACTGTAGCAGACAACCTATTAAAGCTTAATACAACTATAGGTTTTTCTTCGGAGTTCCACGACAGAACATTTGCAGTATCGAGCATTGCTAGTGTATCTGGATGTTGTCAG GTTACAATTCCATTAGGATATCATGATGGTTGTTGTGTGTCTGTTTCATTCGTCTCTTTTCATGGAGCTGATAAATTTCTTTTGGATACGGTCTTGGATATTTATTCAACTCTTCGAGAACGAGTTAGTGTTGATTCTGATTTGTTGTCATTACCTGATATTAGTGGCAACAGGGAAACTTCTGAACTTTTAAAAGAGAAG